In the Pelagicoccus albus genome, CAGCGTTCTTGAAAAATTTCCTGAATCGGAAGCCTGCAAGGCGATGAACGGGGAGTTGCAGCGTCAGCAACGCTTTCCGTTGGATACCGCGAACGCAATCCGCGGTAGGATGCGTCGTGAAAAATTCAGCATTTATAAGAAGGGTTCCAAGGGAGTCACCTATGTTTGTGCCACCAAGCGGAATTTCCGCACTCCGGGCCAGGTGATGTCACCGGACTTAGATCGGATCATTCGATTCCTTGAGAAGAATCAGTTGGTCAAATCCAAGGTTTTCCCAGAGGAATACGAAAAGTGGCTCAAGGCTGAGGCCGAAGAAGTCGCTTTCGACGAAAAAAAGGTGGTTCGTGATCTACATTGGTTGATCGCGGATGGATATATCAGCCATTTCGAGGATGACACCCTCTTTGCCCAGCCTGTTCTGGAAAGCGGCTCCAAGGAAAAGGAGGCTTCAACTCATCCGCGCAAGGACAAGTCCGCCACGCCGGAAAAGCTACCCCCTGTTGTTGAGGAAGCGCCTGTTTCTACTGTGGAGGAAGCTGTAGAAGCACCGAAACCTGAAGAGCCGGTAACGAAAGAGTCTTCCGCTGAAGAAGGCGAAACTCCTTCAGGGCCGGATCCGGAGAAAAGCTAGTCCGGTTGCAATTGAATTTAGATTAAGTATAAAGGGAAGCTGTATGGCTTCCCTTTTTCTTTGCTGCATGACGCCGGGAATATTAGGGCCGGCGCTGCTAGCCTCGTATCGCATCAGCTGCGTTACAAATAGTAGCGAAATTGATTAAGGGTATAAGGAAAAACCTTGCCGGTAGTGTTATGATGACTTCACTCGCTAGTTACCCCTTTCTTAAATCCCTGATAATCCCAAGTTTACCCCATGAGCGATTCATCTTCGAAAGAATCTGTTGACGGCCTACCACAGCCTGAAATCACTAAACGCGTTGAAAGGCAGGTGTGTTATGTACGTTCGAGCTTACGCGTCATCCTTTGCCTACTACCCTTCTGGTTCTTAATCAGTTTTGGCTGTGGAATCCTTTTCCGTGACTGGCTGGACGAGCATGCTCCAAAGATCGGCAATGCGCCGTTTGGCTTTTGGATGGCTCAACAAGGTTCAATCATCGGCTTCATTATTTTGCTGGTTGTATATGCGGTTTGGATGAACCGCTTGGATCGCAGATATCGAATCTCAGAGTAACGCGAGGAATCAGACAATGTCGCAGGACGTATACAATTTTATCTTCATCGGGTTCACTTTCGGGCTCTACATCTTTATCGCCGTTACTTCGAGAGCTTCCTCCACGAAGGAATATTATACGGCGGGTGGGGGCGTATCGCCTTTTGCCAATGGCATGGCTACAGCAGCTGACTGGATGTCAGCGGCGACCTTCATCTCGATGGCTGGGACGATTGCCATTAGCGGATACGATGCCTCTCGTTTCTTGATGGGGTGGACAGGTGGCTTCGTGCTGCTGACAGTCTTGATGGTTCCTTACCTAAGGAAGTTTGGGAAGCCCACGGTGCCTGACTTTATTGGCGATCGTTATTATT is a window encoding:
- a CDS encoding DUF4212 domain-containing protein, giving the protein MSDSSSKESVDGLPQPEITKRVERQVCYVRSSLRVILCLLPFWFLISFGCGILFRDWLDEHAPKIGNAPFGFWMAQQGSIIGFIILLVVYAVWMNRLDRRYRISE